CTTCTGGATCCTCTTCGCAAAGCTGTTGATCAAAAAGCGGTCGAGGTCAACGAAATTGTTCGAGTTGTCGCGGCCGGTAATCGTCTCAAACAAAGCCATCGCCGAATCTGTAGAGGCATAGATGCCTCGGGCGGTAACCTCGAGCCTTTCAGCGAACGTCTTATTTAGGAAGCCCTGCGTGAAATAGGTCTTTCCTTCCGTGGGCATGTCCCTGCGAAAAGTAGCAAGAACGCCGTTGTTAGTGGTGTTGTTGCCCGGATGCGGTGCGGTCAGTTCCCAAAACGAACGGTCACGGAAATTGCGGATCCCCTGCGTAAGTCCATAATTCAGTCCGATCACCCTACCTTCGATCCCGACGCGATAGTCGTCGGTCCGGTTATTGGTGTTGGTGGCGACCGGAAATTCATCGCTGTACGCCCTTGTGGTATTGAAACCGGGACCATTCATGTTCCCGAAGCTTGCACCCAAGATGAAGCGTATCTTTTCGTTCTGAGGCAGGATCGTGCCGTCAAAATCTGCAAAAGTGTGCTTAGTGTTGCTTGTGTGCTGCCCCAGGGCAACGTTCGACAGATCGTTAAAATATTTGATCCGCCGAACGTTCGCGTTGAATTTGTAGGCACCGGTCCGCTCCATATTCACGCGTGTGAAACCCGAAGGATCGGAGCCCCAACCGGTGTTGGTAATGAAAAGCGAATCAAACCACTTGCCTTTACCTGATTCTGCTTCGAACAGAATATTCGAATCGAACGTCCTGAATCCTTGTTTATAGTTCAGGTCACTTCGATATTTTTTCTCACTGCCTGAAACATCCTTCCACCGCCAGCCGAATTCGGTCGTTGCGGTCACGGTGTAGCCTCCGACAGTGGCCGGCGATGCTTCTGGGGTTTGTGCCGCCGCAGCGACAGCAAACAAGGAAACTAGCGCAAATGTAACTAGAGTGCGGCCTAAAGGACTAGCCAAGCCGAACACTGAGTTATCTCTTGATATTTTTTCAGTCATCATTTACCTCCGGCATGCACTCTATCTGAAGAAGAATCTGCTTGAGTTGGATCCGTGTATTGTTGTATGACACGTTGTACATTCCTTGTACCTGACGTTCAGCTGATTGTGGAATGACGGTAAACCGGGAGCCAACTGCTCAGTGATATTGCTGTGGCATTCCAAACACAACTGTCTGATGTTGCCTCGATTGAGCATCTTCGGATTTGCAGATCCGTGCGGAGCGTGGCAAGCGGCACAGCCCTCGGTCTTGAGCGGGGCGTGTTCGAAAACGAACGGGCCTTGTTTGGTTGTGTGGCATTTCACACACGATGTGTCGGCCCCTACGCCGAGTTTTGCCTGTTTTGACTCAAATCCGCCGTGAGCGTTGTGACAGCTGGTGCAGTTCATGGCTCCTTCCAAAACTTTGTGATGAAATGGCTTGCTGAACTGAGCGCGTGTTTCCGTATGGCAGCTCATGCACAACTGCGGTTCGGGCTGGCGAAGCATGGCATTCGGAGCCCTTCCGGGATTTTGTCTGGATACATCGCCTACGAAAACGACGGAGTCAGGACGGAAATTGTTTTCCGGAGCACTATGCGATGAATGGCAGTCTGTACAGCCGACGTCATTGCGCCAATGTTCGCCGCGGCGAAAGTTATTATGAGCCTCTTTGCCTGAATGGCAGGTAAGGCATGTTTCAG
This sequence is a window from Acidobacteriota bacterium. Protein-coding genes within it:
- a CDS encoding cytochrome C; this encodes MASSFKVKVALLAGFSVLVTIWAISGSFSPAMGVSVSEEMAAAAPAISGNADDYVGSEACLACHEDQSKHFAMTKHAKLKDVPAWKDKVLGCEACHGPGKAHIEENDPKKIISFKDKNSKEISETCLTCHSGKEAHNNFRRGEHWRNDVGCTDCHSSHSAPENNFRPDSVVFVGDVSRQNPGRAPNAMLRQPEPQLCMSCHTETRAQFSKPFHHKVLEGAMNCTSCHNAHGGFESKQAKLGVGADTSCVKCHTTKQGPFVFEHAPLKTEGCAACHAPHGSANPKMLNRGNIRQLCLECHSNITEQLAPGLPSFHNQLNVRYKECTTCHTTIHGSNSSRFFFR